CCAGGTGGCGGATGTTGTGCATTATCATCAAATCAGCCGCCTTATCCACGTCAGCATCCTCGCCTATGCTAACCACGCCCGTAGACATAAAAGCCTCGATAGGCGTAGACAGCGGCATCTTCATGGCGATGGCCCTCACAATGTCCCTTTCGGAGATCACCGCGACGGGCTTGTTGGGGTTGTCGGCCTCCACGACTACAAGCGCCCCCACGTTCTCCGCGGCCATCTTCTCGGCGGCCTGCAACAAGGTGTCTTTTGGGGTGATAGTGACGGGCCTCCTACGGACCAGCGAGCCTACCAGACGCCGCCTCATCACTCCTCCGGAGGGGGCCACCAAACCTTCTCCCCAATAGCCTTCAGCGCCTTGTCCTCAATCAAGTCTCGGATTGACACGACTCCCGCCAGCGTCCCGTCGTCGTTTAAAATCAACACATGTCTAATACCCCTCTCCCTCATAGCCTTAACCACTTTATACACGTCGTCTCCCCTCTTCGCGGTGAGGAGAGGCCCCCTCGTTCCGATATTCACAGCCTTCTCATCCATACCCACCCCCCGGTCAAGAGCCCTGATCACGTCGCGTTCAGACACCACAGCAACCGGCCTCCTCCCGCTGTCTACCACCACCACGAGACCTATGTTGTTACTAGCCATGAGTCTGACAACGTCTCTCACAGTAGCACCCTCCGTGACATATATAGGTTGCCGCCGAATATAGACATCTATCTTCTCCATGTCATAAAGTTGAGACGTGTATATATACTCTATTCTACTTAGCCAAGGAACTTGCGGTACTTAGCCATGGCTATTATATTTGACTCATTTCTATACATCCGCAGAAGCGCTAGGTATGTGCCGGCGGCTCTATCTCTAACATCTAGGTAGTCAAGAGCCTCGTTTACAATTTTTACAAAATCCTCGCCGACGTAGCGCTCCGCAATGGCGGGGTCGTAGAACTGCGCATCGTACTGAACCTCCTTCCGGTAGGCAGGAAGCGCCCTCAGCAGGAGGTCGAGTTTATCCCCACGCGCGAGCTCCACCACGGTAGGCGCGTCGAGCAGAATTGGGGGCAACCCCATGGCGTACCACGTGGAGGTGTATACAATAGCCCTAGGCATGTTAACCACACGGTCGTGCAACGTCAAGCTCCTGCCATACACGTTCCAGCTGACGCGGTCGCGGGTGGGGGGCACGAGCCGCGCCACCTCGACGATCTTGTCTGCATATTTCGCAACTACTCCCCGGTAGTTCGAGCTGGCTTGGGTAATTATCTGGTAAAGCTCCGGATCTACAGCCTTGACCCCCCTCACACAGCATGCGGCAAGTAGCGACTCCTTTACATTTACATACTCGTTATAAGACACGTCGTATCTAACCGCCGACTGGATAGTTACTGTGTAGTAACCAGAGTACTGTAGCACTTCTAAATGCGCCAGCTGTGGGTTGTTTATACCTCCGCGGAAGGGAGGGGAGCCCATCCCCAGAATGGGGTGTATCCTCACGCCGAACCTCTCCTCTATCTGCGGCGTCTTTGCCAAGGTCAACACTATGGAGAGCGCGGATGCTATGTGGCCGTACTTGACGGCTGAGTCGGACTTGCCCAGGAACAGCCTGATCCTCTGCGGCTTCTCCTCCAGCTTATTCATAAAGGAGGCGAGCATGTCCTCGATCTTCAGCTGGGCGTGGGCGTCCTCCACCAGCGGCACAATTTCTATAGGCTCCCACTTGATACCCAATTCCTGTTCGTAAATTCTCGACTTGTGTTGCAACATCCTGTATACAAGGTAAAGCGTGTCTATATCAGCCACCATGGGCAGTACCACCCACCTAATGGCCTGTCTTCCCATCAGCTTCACAGAGAAGTAGTTGGCGAGGACGGCCGCCTCGAGGGTCAGCATAGCTCTTTCAAACTCCTCAAGCCTTGGGTTAGGCATCCGGGGGGTTAGAAAGAACTTCTCCCCCAGAGGCAAGTCGGCCTCCTTAGCCTTGACCGTTATGTCCTTGGGCTGGGAGTAGGGCGTAGTCTTCCCCTCGTAGTCTATCATAACTTCGTCGCATCCATAGGCGGTGTGGCCAACCAACGCCTCATCCACCTCCTCGGCCGCGGTGATCTTCACCGTGGTGTCCGGGTGCTGTGTACACATGAGCTTAGGCGTCATTACCTGTGTCTCTATCTGGAGGTTTTTAAAGTTTAAGCTATAAAATCTATAATTATAAAAATAATTAAAAAACAATAAAAAAGTTAAGATTTAAAAAGTTTTGTATTAACCACGCCGATGAAAGCCGCCGTCCTAAGGCAGTACAACCAGCCACTGAAGCTGGAGGACGTCGACGCGGCGCCTCCCCAACGCGGCGAGGTCAAGGTGAGGATTCATGCCGCCGGCGTGTGCCACAGCGACTTGTACGTACTCGAAGGCGCCACACCCGTACCGCCGCCTCTCGTGCCGGGGCACGAAGCGGTGGCGGTGGTGGAGGAGGTAGGCCCCGACGTCGACAGCGTGTCACCCGGCGACGTGGTCGTCACTAGCTTCATATGGCCATGTGGACGCTGTAAGAACTGCGTAAGGGGGGCGGAAAATCTTTGTGAAAATTTTGCAAAAGTCCGGCTCAAGGGCGTACTGCTGGACGGAACCACAAGGCTGAGGAGCCGCACGGGGGAGGAGATTAGGATATTTCTCGGAGGTACCTGGGCTGAGGAGGCTGTGGTCCCGGCCAC
The sequence above is drawn from the Pyrobaculum ferrireducens genome and encodes:
- a CDS encoding CBS domain-containing protein, giving the protein MRRRLVGSLVRRRPVTITPKDTLLQAAEKMAAENVGALVVVEADNPNKPVAVISERDIVRAIAMKMPLSTPIEAFMSTGVVSIGEDADVDKAADLMIMHNIRHLVVVNKKGELVGMVSIRDVLRELRSPASP
- a CDS encoding CBS domain-containing protein; amino-acid sequence: MEKIDVYIRRQPIYVTEGATVRDVVRLMASNNIGLVVVVDSGRRPVAVVSERDVIRALDRGVGMDEKAVNIGTRGPLLTAKRGDDVYKVVKAMRERGIRHVLILNDDGTLAGVVSIRDLIEDKALKAIGEKVWWPPPEE
- the ppcA gene encoding phosphoenolpyruvate carboxylase, whose product is MTPKLMCTQHPDTTVKITAAEEVDEALVGHTAYGCDEVMIDYEGKTTPYSQPKDITVKAKEADLPLGEKFFLTPRMPNPRLEEFERAMLTLEAAVLANYFSVKLMGRQAIRWVVLPMVADIDTLYLVYRMLQHKSRIYEQELGIKWEPIEIVPLVEDAHAQLKIEDMLASFMNKLEEKPQRIRLFLGKSDSAVKYGHIASALSIVLTLAKTPQIEERFGVRIHPILGMGSPPFRGGINNPQLAHLEVLQYSGYYTVTIQSAVRYDVSYNEYVNVKESLLAACCVRGVKAVDPELYQIITQASSNYRGVVAKYADKIVEVARLVPPTRDRVSWNVYGRSLTLHDRVVNMPRAIVYTSTWYAMGLPPILLDAPTVVELARGDKLDLLLRALPAYRKEVQYDAQFYDPAIAERYVGEDFVKIVNEALDYLDVRDRAAGTYLALLRMYRNESNIIAMAKYRKFLG